A genomic segment from Phaeobacter gallaeciensis DSM 26640 encodes:
- a CDS encoding winged helix-turn-helix domain-containing tetratricopeptide repeat protein: MTDTVKHPDGGNQLQIGEHFYDPVSNELLDPSGNTVRLRPQSGQVLAVLARQSGTVITKSELFAAVWPNTSVTDDSLTQCISEIRKSLGDSDRKLLRTIPKQGYLLDSRSVVLASTTQKTLPHHISADLIEWEATRQRTVMIICRPAGGPDQTSLHDAVQSVVRLHRPTGAKAIDGNSATLTFATPIEAVRCSRALNRSAGALGIGVLRTAFDTLERSRIAALSKLLRVSNDGREYATVEVRDQLHFSLECEFEDLGDQHQLAEVDGIRLYRVHRYGSTYYPAARTNLDDVLPTVAVLPFTTRNRSAHDPVLANVLVDDIISALSQSTDLNVISRLSTFGIRTENMTLELCKKTFNAEFLMSGVCDEDGARVIVTLELTDVSSGKILWSERILKPLESWINNLSVIDEIVMSVRKAISLNEVRKSRLQPITSLKNSTLLLGAVALMHRLSKSDFQAARVMLDELMDRTPDHPLVLSWVARWYVLQVQQGWTETPENDGQSALQYTSRALEIDPECALGLISEGAVLVNLFRDLELAQDRYNTALEVNPNDANGRLLRGTLYAFQGQGDLAVSDTELAMHLAPLDPHRFMFLALSAGASLAADNLPRTVELAEASLRLNRSHASTLRIKAVAQLRLGRESDARKTTRELLRVQPNLTVDGWLKRSPSSSYQVGLRFAETLKDLGIPET; encoded by the coding sequence ATGACCGATACCGTAAAGCATCCCGATGGCGGAAACCAACTTCAGATTGGAGAGCATTTCTATGATCCGGTATCCAATGAACTCTTAGACCCGTCTGGAAACACGGTTCGGTTGCGGCCTCAGTCTGGCCAGGTCTTAGCCGTATTGGCCAGACAATCAGGTACAGTGATTACCAAGTCTGAACTGTTTGCTGCCGTCTGGCCGAATACGAGTGTGACGGATGACAGCCTCACACAATGCATCTCGGAAATTCGCAAATCGTTGGGGGATAGCGATCGCAAGTTGCTTCGCACCATTCCAAAACAAGGATACCTGTTGGATAGTCGATCCGTTGTTCTCGCCAGTACCACGCAGAAAACTCTGCCTCACCATATCAGCGCCGACCTGATAGAATGGGAGGCGACACGCCAGCGTACTGTGATGATCATATGTCGACCTGCAGGAGGGCCTGACCAAACCTCGCTGCATGACGCGGTACAATCGGTGGTACGGCTGCACCGACCCACCGGGGCGAAAGCAATTGATGGAAACAGTGCAACTCTGACCTTTGCAACCCCAATCGAAGCAGTTCGATGCAGCCGGGCCTTGAACAGGAGTGCAGGTGCGTTGGGAATTGGCGTTCTTCGCACTGCCTTCGATACTCTTGAAAGAAGCCGGATCGCAGCCTTGTCAAAATTGCTGCGAGTGTCGAACGATGGGCGGGAATACGCCACCGTAGAGGTAAGGGATCAGCTGCACTTCAGTTTGGAATGCGAATTCGAGGATCTAGGAGATCAGCATCAACTGGCTGAGGTCGATGGTATCCGCTTGTATCGTGTGCACCGATATGGATCGACATACTATCCTGCTGCGCGCACCAATCTGGACGATGTATTGCCAACAGTGGCTGTCCTACCGTTTACTACACGTAATCGCAGCGCTCATGATCCTGTTCTGGCCAATGTCTTGGTTGATGACATCATATCGGCATTATCCCAATCAACTGACCTCAACGTAATTTCACGTCTCTCAACGTTCGGAATCCGGACAGAAAACATGACGTTGGAGCTTTGCAAAAAGACGTTCAACGCAGAATTTCTGATGTCCGGGGTCTGCGACGAAGATGGCGCACGGGTGATCGTCACTCTTGAATTGACCGATGTTTCTTCCGGCAAGATTTTATGGTCAGAGCGGATCTTGAAGCCGTTAGAAAGCTGGATCAACAATCTCAGTGTTATTGATGAGATTGTGATGAGCGTTCGCAAAGCGATTAGCCTCAATGAAGTGCGAAAATCACGATTGCAGCCAATCACATCGTTGAAAAATTCAACGCTTTTGCTGGGTGCGGTTGCTCTCATGCATAGGCTATCCAAATCCGATTTCCAAGCGGCGCGGGTCATGTTGGATGAGTTGATGGATCGAACTCCCGATCACCCATTAGTTTTGTCCTGGGTGGCCCGGTGGTATGTTCTTCAGGTCCAACAAGGTTGGACAGAAACGCCAGAAAATGATGGTCAGAGTGCGCTACAGTATACATCGCGTGCGCTCGAAATTGATCCAGAATGTGCATTGGGTCTTATTAGCGAAGGTGCTGTTTTAGTTAATCTCTTTAGGGATTTGGAGCTTGCACAAGATCGCTATAATACAGCGCTGGAAGTGAACCCGAACGATGCAAACGGACGCCTGCTGCGGGGTACGCTTTATGCGTTTCAAGGACAGGGGGATCTGGCGGTCAGCGACACCGAACTTGCCATGCATCTTGCCCCGCTCGACCCGCATCGCTTCATGTTCCTGGCGCTTTCTGCTGGAGCGAGCCTCGCCGCTGATAATTTGCCCCGTACCGTTGAACTGGCGGAGGCTTCGCTTCGGCTGAACCGGTCACATGCCTCTACTTTGCGGATAAAAGCTGTCGCACAATTGCGCTTGGGACGTGAGAGCGACGCGCGTAAAACGACTAGAGAGCTGCTGAGAGTGCAGCCTAATCTGACTGTCGACGGATGGCTGAAACGGTCTCCCAGTTCCTCTTATCAAGTCGGTTTACGTTTTGCGGAAACGCTGAAGGACCTCGGGATTCCTGAAACCTAA
- a CDS encoding GntR family transcriptional regulator: MDLPASSKSEMAYQFLLKQLIEAKIPPEAPLRIPALGKDSGLGVTPMREALRRLESERFVVMENNRGFRAAAVTQAELMDLEGCRLVIETALLREAIAHGDDVWEAGILSSHHLLAKAVEPAETSNLDDLRLWSDRHRGFHRALLVASRSQWLNLFYDQISNHLDRHFFSMFTGDNRSKFLGSPELISHSRAALGIAHHTKLMEAVLARDEDRAVRLLEEHAGFTRRFFDRVEDQSESSP; encoded by the coding sequence GTGGATTTGCCCGCGTCGTCAAAATCGGAAATGGCCTATCAATTCCTTCTCAAGCAGTTGATTGAGGCGAAAATTCCGCCAGAGGCGCCGCTGCGGATCCCGGCATTGGGAAAGGATAGCGGCCTAGGTGTGACGCCGATGCGCGAGGCGTTGCGGCGACTGGAGAGTGAACGATTCGTGGTGATGGAGAACAATCGTGGCTTCCGCGCTGCGGCGGTGACGCAAGCAGAACTGATGGACCTGGAAGGCTGTCGGCTCGTGATCGAAACCGCCCTGCTGCGCGAGGCGATTGCGCATGGTGATGATGTCTGGGAGGCAGGGATCCTATCCAGCCACCATCTGCTGGCCAAAGCGGTCGAGCCGGCGGAGACAAGCAACCTTGATGACTTGCGGTTGTGGTCGGACCGGCACCGCGGTTTCCATAGGGCGCTGTTGGTGGCGTCGCGCTCACAATGGCTGAATTTGTTCTACGATCAGATATCCAACCATCTGGACCGACATTTCTTCAGCATGTTCACAGGCGACAACCGCAGTAAGTTCCTAGGGAGTCCGGAATTGATCTCTCACAGCCGTGCCGCCCTTGGCATTGCGCATCACACCAAGCTGATGGAGGCGGTATTGGCGCGCGATGAGGATCGGGCCGTGCGCCTGCTGGAAGAGCACGCGGGCTTCACTCGTCGCTTCTTTGACCGGGTGGAAGACCAGAGCGAAAGCAGCCCGTAG
- a CDS encoding phosphatase PAP2 family protein, translating into MIYQRKVELPFNAKGSPENSFNSFNSFNSFNSFNSFGTAGSTVAAEALLTTRDGIVGAPLDLNPHITPGSPHDPRNLARLSADVRASLYLSELGSRVAFSDATDETAIASLWRRDTRPAGRSPQPDSLLVQITAPTIDQFKEQMAYLTAYADLRGDRAAEILSQTSAITPFLASISYMDPARTPFTLELMSAALGFTNYCGMRLKYSISAKRPIEFSPQVQPIIPTPTHGSLPSGHATESFVTARLLWKLLRASNSEQYHQDGVWGEMFMRLASRIATNRTVAGVHFPVDSAAGAMLGLTLADYLHAVCDPEANELTSACFNGPAFNAAEDFDWHALYVARDDRQTKKAGKKRNPWATSECHPTTPDMASPVLTWLWKKAQAEWQDFSI; encoded by the coding sequence ATGATTTATCAAAGGAAAGTTGAATTGCCCTTCAATGCCAAAGGTTCGCCCGAGAATAGTTTTAACAGCTTCAATAGCTTCAATAGCTTCAACAGCTTTAATAGCTTTGGAACTGCTGGAAGTACGGTCGCAGCTGAGGCCTTGCTAACGACGCGCGATGGTATTGTCGGTGCGCCCTTAGATCTGAACCCCCACATTACTCCGGGTAGCCCCCACGATCCGCGCAATCTGGCGCGGTTATCGGCAGATGTCCGGGCCAGTCTATACTTGTCTGAATTAGGCTCGCGGGTGGCATTTTCGGATGCCACGGATGAGACGGCAATCGCCAGCCTTTGGCGGCGGGATACTCGGCCAGCGGGCCGTTCGCCTCAACCAGATAGCCTCCTAGTCCAAATCACAGCCCCGACGATTGATCAGTTCAAGGAACAGATGGCCTATCTCACCGCCTATGCTGACCTGCGTGGCGATCGGGCGGCAGAGATCCTTTCGCAGACTAGCGCAATTACGCCTTTTTTGGCGTCGATTTCTTATATGGATCCTGCAAGAACCCCCTTCACGCTGGAATTGATGTCTGCAGCACTCGGGTTCACCAACTATTGTGGCATGCGTTTGAAATACAGTATTTCTGCCAAACGCCCGATAGAGTTTTCGCCGCAGGTTCAACCCATAATCCCAACGCCCACTCACGGTTCTTTGCCGAGTGGCCATGCCACGGAATCCTTCGTTACGGCGCGCCTCCTATGGAAGCTGCTGCGGGCCTCCAACTCGGAGCAATATCATCAAGACGGCGTCTGGGGCGAAATGTTCATGCGTTTGGCATCCCGGATTGCCACAAACCGGACTGTCGCAGGCGTTCACTTTCCAGTTGATAGTGCAGCCGGGGCTATGCTTGGGCTCACATTAGCGGACTATCTGCACGCGGTTTGTGACCCGGAGGCGAATGAGCTGACAAGTGCCTGCTTCAATGGCCCTGCGTTCAATGCTGCGGAGGATTTTGATTGGCACGCGTTGTATGTTGCACGCGACGATCGCCAAACGAAAAAGGCGGGCAAGAAACGTAACCCCTGGGCCACCAGTGAGTGTCACCCGACGACACCGGATATGGCTTCTCCGGTTCTGACTTGGCTTTGGAAGAAAGCACAGGCCGAGTGGCAGGATTTCTCCATATAA
- a CDS encoding S8/S53 family peptidase, translated as MPLHWETFQSQDLLSDIADYRLSRPLVHTTSAASQPWWSALVELQDISIREFEERAQSRFPDYLVIPVDYDADDRDRVEETQFVSIFARKPLLDAFNRHAADYSVIGLTLGATVAAADLPDVDTNDDDSNHRKIIEVPEGTVITAVIDDAIAFAHNLFRDGLVSSRVEFATILSASPEHLSQGRASGRSYSKAQIDTLLQEYTTNGLLDEPAFYAAVGLVNARSKTLSAVALRRSHGTHVMALAAGYSMSNAPSNRPIICALLPSRVTEDSTGQNTLPSFKLALKRLCNQAARFRMPDKSKPPVIFNFSYGNFAGPHDGTSSIDRVIDRYFGPQAKNPDPDQTRQIVLPAGNGNLSRIHAGLNLQNAKSKSKSPSWKLDFVAQPDDRTSSHLQMWMPYHSTNPPPRFVGARVTVPSGPTSKTVYVSGNTGQRLVDEQGQEVARLTYRFDGGQTRRGVMTFSINPTAHQSAIDLARAGRWQLDITSCDMGRTDDVQIWIERDETLPGFLPGGRQGYFNNADYVYFNALGAPLPVDPAGTTSPIHRAGTLSGYACGKTPMVVAAFTQSNRLLSDYSAAGPITPSRGKKKANRLGPDAAALADDSPVLTGVLSAGSSSGSLTRMGGTSVAAPRVARLAVQMTSEGVETDRNWLRSLAEAEDPDNKVPITRTGGGQVDISVDFGWPERG; from the coding sequence ATGCCATTGCATTGGGAAACATTTCAGTCGCAGGATCTGCTGTCTGACATTGCTGACTATCGATTGTCGCGTCCGCTTGTGCACACTACATCAGCAGCGTCTCAACCTTGGTGGTCCGCCCTTGTTGAGCTGCAAGATATCAGTATCCGCGAGTTTGAAGAGCGCGCGCAAAGCCGGTTCCCGGATTACTTGGTCATCCCGGTTGATTATGATGCAGATGACCGTGATCGGGTCGAAGAAACGCAGTTCGTTTCCATTTTTGCCCGCAAACCGCTGTTAGATGCCTTCAACCGTCACGCTGCCGATTATTCAGTGATAGGGTTGACGTTGGGCGCAACTGTTGCGGCCGCTGATCTGCCTGACGTTGATACAAATGATGATGACAGCAATCATCGTAAGATCATTGAGGTGCCCGAAGGAACGGTCATCACAGCTGTCATCGACGATGCGATTGCCTTCGCTCATAACCTGTTTCGAGATGGCCTTGTGTCGTCACGGGTGGAGTTTGCAACTATCCTGTCGGCGTCTCCTGAACACCTCTCTCAGGGGAGGGCGTCAGGGCGCAGCTATAGTAAAGCCCAAATCGACACTCTTTTGCAGGAATATACGACCAACGGTTTGTTAGATGAGCCTGCATTTTATGCAGCGGTTGGTTTGGTAAATGCGCGAAGCAAAACACTTTCCGCGGTTGCCCTGCGTCGTTCGCATGGCACGCATGTGATGGCGCTTGCCGCTGGATATTCGATGAGCAACGCTCCGAGTAACCGACCGATTATCTGCGCGTTGTTGCCCTCACGGGTTACTGAGGACTCTACCGGACAGAATACGCTGCCCAGCTTTAAGCTAGCACTCAAGCGCTTGTGCAATCAGGCGGCGCGGTTCCGAATGCCTGACAAAAGTAAACCGCCTGTCATATTCAATTTCAGCTATGGGAACTTTGCCGGGCCGCACGATGGAACCAGCAGTATTGACCGCGTGATTGACCGATATTTCGGGCCGCAAGCGAAGAATCCCGATCCAGATCAAACACGCCAGATTGTGTTACCGGCGGGCAATGGTAACCTTAGTCGTATTCATGCGGGCCTGAACCTTCAGAACGCGAAAAGCAAATCCAAGAGCCCATCGTGGAAACTGGATTTTGTTGCTCAGCCGGATGACCGGACGTCAAGCCATCTCCAGATGTGGATGCCGTACCACTCAACCAATCCGCCACCCCGGTTTGTCGGGGCCCGTGTTACGGTTCCATCTGGCCCCACGAGCAAGACAGTTTATGTATCGGGCAATACCGGGCAGCGGCTGGTCGATGAGCAAGGCCAAGAGGTCGCACGCCTGACGTATCGGTTCGACGGAGGGCAAACACGTCGCGGGGTGATGACCTTCAGCATCAATCCTACTGCGCATCAATCCGCTATCGACCTAGCGCGAGCAGGTCGTTGGCAGCTCGATATTACATCCTGCGATATGGGTCGCACTGATGACGTTCAAATCTGGATAGAGCGTGACGAAACCTTGCCCGGTTTTCTGCCCGGTGGTCGGCAAGGGTATTTTAACAACGCTGACTATGTTTATTTCAACGCGCTTGGCGCGCCCCTTCCGGTGGATCCGGCGGGAACAACCAGCCCAATCCACCGCGCCGGCACGTTGAGCGGTTATGCCTGCGGGAAAACACCTATGGTGGTTGCCGCCTTCACCCAAAGTAACCGCTTGCTCTCAGACTACTCCGCCGCAGGGCCGATTACGCCTTCTCGTGGGAAGAAAAAAGCCAATCGACTAGGACCCGATGCGGCGGCACTTGCAGATGATAGTCCGGTCTTGACCGGCGTATTGAGCGCGGGATCCAGCAGTGGCAGCTTGACTCGCATGGGCGGCACCAGTGTCGCGGCACCCAGGGTTGCGCGTCTGGCGGTTCAGATGACTTCAGAAGGGGTGGAGACTGACCGCAATTGGCTGCGCTCTTTGGCGGAGGCCGAAGATCCTGATAACAAGGTCCCCATAACCCGAACAGGTGGTGGCCAGGTGGATATTTCAGTGGATTTTGGTTGGCCTGAAAGAGGTTGA
- a CDS encoding NAD-dependent succinate-semialdehyde dehydrogenase — MYPDLNLFIDGQWRKAERSIAVVNPASEEELGQLPCAGRADLEDALAAAERGLAVWSRTAPRERADIILRAAALMRERQEVIAQTITAEHGKPLAQARLEVIRGAEFFEWDAGEAMRAYGRVIPAAAGSKLSVHHHPIGVVAAFSPWNFPMSQPARKVAGALASGCSIILKAAEETPGGAVHIVRAFQDAGLPAGVLNLVFGVPSEISEYLIPQPAVKLVALTGSTAVGRQLTSLAARHDTRALMELGGHAPVIVCEDADVEKAAVSGAIRKMRNTGQVCTSPTRFFVHRSIFEEFKARFTERAAATVVGNGVEPGVEMGPTANERRLPVLTALVEDAVAKGAELLTGGARLGERGYFFQPTVLADVPPEARIMQEEPFGPIAVLNPVADLDAAIAAANAVPYGLAGYGMTNRADYIDRMIDEVEVGNLSINTLEASLPETPFGGIKASGQGREGGAEGLDSYLTVKNVWHSRSIA, encoded by the coding sequence ATGTATCCCGATCTCAACCTCTTTATCGATGGCCAGTGGCGGAAGGCGGAGCGCAGTATCGCTGTCGTTAACCCGGCCAGCGAAGAAGAATTGGGGCAGCTGCCCTGCGCCGGTCGCGCGGATCTGGAGGATGCGCTGGCGGCGGCGGAGCGGGGGCTGGCGGTCTGGAGCCGCACCGCGCCGCGTGAACGTGCCGATATCATCCTGCGGGCCGCCGCGCTGATGCGCGAGCGGCAGGAAGTGATCGCACAGACCATCACAGCCGAGCACGGTAAGCCGCTTGCACAGGCCCGGCTGGAGGTTATCCGTGGCGCTGAGTTCTTTGAATGGGATGCAGGTGAGGCTATGCGCGCCTATGGGCGTGTCATTCCGGCGGCGGCGGGCTCAAAACTGTCAGTCCATCATCATCCTATCGGGGTGGTTGCGGCATTCTCACCCTGGAACTTTCCCATGAGCCAGCCTGCTCGCAAGGTTGCGGGGGCGCTGGCATCGGGCTGTTCGATTATTCTGAAGGCAGCCGAGGAAACGCCCGGCGGCGCGGTGCATATCGTGCGCGCATTTCAGGATGCGGGCCTGCCGGCTGGGGTCCTGAACCTGGTGTTCGGGGTGCCCTCAGAGATCTCTGAATATCTGATCCCACAGCCGGCGGTAAAGCTCGTGGCTCTGACCGGGTCCACTGCCGTAGGGCGCCAGCTGACAAGTCTTGCTGCCAGGCACGACACCCGCGCGCTGATGGAGCTGGGCGGCCATGCGCCCGTCATTGTCTGCGAAGATGCGGATGTGGAAAAGGCTGCGGTCAGTGGCGCCATCCGCAAGATGCGCAATACCGGTCAGGTCTGCACATCACCGACCCGTTTTTTTGTTCATCGCAGCATTTTTGAGGAGTTCAAGGCCCGCTTCACCGAACGTGCGGCCGCAACCGTCGTTGGCAACGGCGTGGAGCCGGGCGTCGAGATGGGGCCAACCGCCAACGAGCGCCGCCTCCCGGTGCTGACGGCGCTGGTCGAGGATGCGGTTGCCAAGGGCGCGGAGCTTCTGACCGGCGGCGCGCGGCTAGGCGAGCGGGGCTATTTTTTCCAACCTACAGTGCTGGCCGATGTTCCGCCTGAGGCTCGGATCATGCAGGAGGAGCCTTTTGGGCCGATTGCGGTACTGAACCCGGTGGCAGATCTGGATGCAGCCATCGCGGCGGCAAATGCGGTGCCCTACGGGCTGGCGGGCTATGGCATGACAAACCGCGCCGATTACATCGACCGGATGATCGACGAAGTCGAGGTTGGCAACCTTTCGATCAACACGTTGGAGGCCTCTCTACCGGAAACCCCCTTTGGTGGGATCAAGGCCAGCGGCCAGGGCCGCGAAGGTGGCGCCGAGGGTTTGGACAGCTATCTGACTGTCAAGAACGTTTGGCATTCCCGCAGCATCGCCTGA
- a CDS encoding TRAP transporter small permease yields the protein MASALAERISLGINRTVEAIVAALMVALVLDVWIGVVDRYWFHWQLPWPETLARYLMIWAAMLAVSSGIARREHIGLTAFLVALPQKARNAILICIDILALALFAYVLWFGIGFAQSGSTRQAMIFGATLEPFFWAIPASALLAVIQLVLVMLRDRGTQLDHIQPDEERAQE from the coding sequence ATGGCTTCTGCATTAGCTGAGCGGATCAGTCTGGGGATCAACCGAACAGTTGAAGCAATCGTGGCGGCGCTCATGGTTGCGTTGGTGCTTGATGTCTGGATCGGTGTTGTTGATCGCTACTGGTTTCATTGGCAGCTGCCCTGGCCGGAAACGCTGGCCCGCTATCTTATGATCTGGGCTGCGATGCTGGCAGTATCCTCAGGGATCGCCCGGCGTGAGCATATCGGGCTGACGGCCTTTCTCGTGGCACTCCCCCAAAAGGCACGCAATGCTATCTTGATTTGCATCGACATTCTGGCGCTTGCGCTGTTCGCCTATGTTCTGTGGTTCGGCATCGGCTTTGCTCAATCGGGATCAACCCGGCAGGCGATGATTTTCGGCGCGACTCTGGAGCCATTCTTCTGGGCTATTCCTGCTTCGGCGCTGCTGGCGGTGATCCAGCTTGTACTGGTGATGCTACGCGACCGCGGCACCCAGCTTGACCATATCCAGCCTGACGAAGAAAGAGCGCAGGAATGA
- a CDS encoding 3-hydroxyanthranilate 3,4-dioxygenase: protein MSNHPTLKPFNFQKWLAENADKLKPPVGNQLLHKDGDGMIVMVVGGPNTRCDFHDDPVEEWFFQQKGDMMIKIADGGKIYDVPVREGEVFMLPPHVRHAPQRPQEGSIGIVVEAPRRPGMKEGFEWFCFNCEALVHREEVTLDGTDGIVSALPKIYEAFHSNIEARTCKTCGEVHPGKGKPPQGWVQL from the coding sequence ATGTCCAATCATCCTACTCTGAAGCCCTTCAATTTTCAAAAATGGCTGGCGGAGAACGCGGACAAGCTGAAGCCGCCGGTCGGCAATCAGCTGCTGCACAAGGACGGCGACGGCATGATTGTCATGGTGGTCGGCGGTCCCAACACCCGCTGCGATTTCCATGATGATCCGGTGGAGGAATGGTTCTTTCAGCAGAAGGGCGACATGATGATCAAAATCGCGGATGGCGGTAAGATCTATGATGTGCCGGTGCGAGAGGGTGAGGTATTCATGTTGCCGCCGCATGTGCGCCATGCGCCGCAACGCCCGCAGGAGGGCTCAATCGGCATCGTCGTCGAGGCGCCGCGCCGGCCCGGTATGAAAGAGGGCTTTGAGTGGTTTTGCTTCAACTGCGAGGCGCTGGTTCACCGTGAAGAGGTCACACTGGATGGTACAGACGGCATCGTCTCGGCATTGCCCAAGATTTACGAGGCATTCCACTCCAATATCGAGGCGCGCACTTGCAAAACGTGTGGTGAGGTCCACCCAGGTAAGGGCAAGCCGCCACAGGGATGGGTTCAACTTTGA
- a CDS encoding TRAP transporter large permease, translating into MIVAAVFVLLILFGMPIGFAIGLAGVTGLISMGGMNFLAIGPSKIFNGLNIFPFLAMPFFILAGEVMNGIGITDRLVKLAQVLVGRFRGGLAHTNMLASVFFAGLTGSATADAAAFGRTLVPAMVKEGYRRDYACAVTAAGSIIGPTIPPSGLMVVYGSLMGVSIGGLFAAGILPGLVICIVCMAVIVIGGKRENLPKAARGASLREVLDTFRSSITALLMPIIILGGILGGIVTPTEAASIAVAYALFIGVFVYRSLTLKDFYGMLVRTARITGVIFVIIAFAGILGWWMSFERIPQAIAGAVLGISSNPMAVIAIIICVLLVVGMVMDITAILIILAPVLVPLTEQIGLEPIHAGIIFVLALNISLMTPPVGACLFVLSSVTGEKLERISVKLAPFLIAEIAILFLFAFWEDAALYLPRAFGFAQ; encoded by the coding sequence ATGATTGTCGCTGCAGTATTTGTTCTGTTGATCCTGTTTGGCATGCCGATTGGCTTTGCGATCGGGTTAGCCGGGGTGACTGGGCTGATCAGCATGGGCGGGATGAATTTCCTGGCGATCGGCCCCAGTAAGATCTTCAACGGGCTGAATATCTTTCCGTTCCTGGCGATGCCCTTCTTTATCCTTGCGGGTGAAGTCATGAACGGCATCGGCATCACCGATCGTCTGGTAAAACTGGCGCAGGTTCTGGTTGGCCGCTTTCGCGGCGGGTTGGCCCATACGAATATGCTGGCTTCGGTTTTCTTTGCAGGGCTGACTGGCTCTGCCACCGCAGATGCCGCTGCTTTTGGCCGGACCTTGGTGCCTGCCATGGTGAAGGAAGGCTACCGCCGCGATTACGCCTGCGCGGTGACCGCGGCCGGATCGATCATCGGGCCGACCATTCCGCCCTCTGGCTTGATGGTGGTCTATGGTTCGCTCATGGGCGTTTCAATCGGCGGGTTGTTCGCTGCGGGCATCCTGCCCGGCCTGGTCATCTGCATCGTTTGCATGGCGGTGATCGTCATCGGTGGCAAACGGGAAAACCTACCCAAAGCCGCTCGTGGTGCCAGCCTGCGCGAGGTCTTGGATACGTTCCGCTCTTCCATTACTGCTCTGTTGATGCCGATTATCATCTTGGGCGGTATCTTGGGCGGCATCGTCACTCCAACAGAGGCTGCCTCTATCGCTGTGGCTTATGCGCTGTTCATCGGCGTCTTCGTCTACCGTTCCCTGACACTGAAGGATTTTTACGGGATGCTGGTGCGCACTGCCCGGATCACCGGCGTGATCTTTGTCATCATCGCTTTCGCAGGAATTCTGGGCTGGTGGATGAGCTTTGAGCGCATTCCGCAAGCGATTGCCGGTGCTGTCTTGGGCATTTCCAGCAACCCGATGGCGGTGATTGCCATTATCATCTGTGTCCTGCTGGTGGTCGGCATGGTCATGGATATCACCGCCATTCTGATCATCCTGGCACCGGTGCTGGTGCCCTTGACCGAACAGATAGGACTGGAGCCGATCCATGCTGGCATCATCTTTGTTCTGGCGCTCAATATCTCACTGATGACGCCGCCGGTGGGCGCCTGCCTGTTCGTCTTGTCTTCGGTCACCGGCGAGAAGCTGGAGCGAATTTCTGTAAAGCTGGCGCCTTTCTTGATCGCGGAAATCGCCATCCTCTTTCTCTTCGCATTCTGGGAGGACGCTGCACTGTATCTGCCGCGTGCCTTTGGATTTGCCCAATAG
- a CDS encoding MurR/RpiR family transcriptional regulator, giving the protein MPQEKLNNTKPHQVAVDVISNLNSQIDTLPTRERKVAGYVQNNLESISSMTIAELARVCDVSTPTVVRFCRSVGCEGFREFKIRLAQNLAVSLQYLVVDSHETQRSDAGNIDQIIGALSATVNIMRKQVDHAALSQAADLLGQARSVVIGGVGGGASMLAEEAANRLFRLGIPTIAVSDSYLLQMRAATLHASDVLLLISASGEANEMLSAAEIANGYGASTLAITRSGSRLSEVAQTAIALDLPEDPDVHKPTASRYAYLVIIDALAMSVAQSQSSQTTENLRRIRASLTAFHGRTGPQPLGD; this is encoded by the coding sequence ATGCCGCAAGAAAAACTGAACAACACTAAGCCACATCAAGTGGCAGTGGATGTAATTTCCAACTTGAACAGTCAGATAGACACGCTTCCAACGCGGGAGCGCAAAGTGGCCGGGTATGTGCAAAACAATCTTGAGAGCATCAGCTCTATGACAATTGCTGAATTGGCCAGGGTCTGTGACGTCAGCACCCCGACTGTCGTACGCTTCTGCCGCTCGGTGGGCTGCGAAGGCTTCCGCGAGTTCAAAATCCGTCTGGCGCAGAACCTGGCCGTCAGTCTCCAGTATCTCGTCGTCGATTCTCACGAGACCCAGCGCTCTGACGCCGGCAATATCGACCAGATCATCGGTGCGCTATCGGCCACCGTGAACATCATGCGTAAACAGGTAGATCACGCCGCGCTGTCCCAGGCGGCGGATCTGTTGGGCCAGGCACGTTCCGTTGTGATCGGCGGTGTTGGCGGCGGCGCTTCTATGCTCGCGGAAGAGGCCGCCAACCGGCTGTTCCGGCTTGGGATACCGACGATTGCAGTCTCGGATAGCTATCTACTTCAAATGCGCGCCGCGACGCTTCATGCCAGCGACGTTCTGCTGCTGATCTCCGCCAGCGGAGAGGCAAACGAGATGCTGAGCGCCGCCGAAATCGCCAATGGTTATGGAGCATCCACGTTAGCCATTACCAGAAGCGGCAGTCGGCTTTCCGAAGTAGCCCAGACCGCAATCGCTCTGGACTTGCCGGAGGATCCGGATGTTCACAAGCCCACAGCCTCGCGGTATGCCTACCTGGTGATCATCGACGCTTTGGCAATGTCAGTTGCACAAAGCCAATCAAGCCAAACCACGGAAAATCTCCGTAGAATCCGGGCATCCCTAACCGCCTTCCACGGCCGCACCGGCCCGCAACCGTTAGGAGACTGA